One segment of Clostridium ljungdahlii DSM 13528 DNA contains the following:
- a CDS encoding TetR/AcrR family transcriptional regulator: MKSNSKSRMSREERAEQIVSIGKELMLKKGYSFTAKDIANAIGISETMIYCIFPNKKKIIEAIYSKIFTSVEILGIPKEASENYRNELIDYFIFFYKNVTERNMLEFHYLYAMDKSGNRPDLSLLEKSAPNLNGPLENYIISGINKGYFRKVNTESAAEFIYSAFFNFVFFHELFLREKLSDEELKCKISTFIDLFINGINKI; the protein is encoded by the coding sequence TTGAAAAGTAATTCAAAATCAAGGATGAGCCGTGAAGAAAGAGCAGAACAAATTGTAAGCATTGGAAAAGAACTTATGTTAAAAAAGGGCTATAGTTTTACCGCCAAAGATATTGCAAATGCTATTGGAATTAGTGAAACTATGATATACTGCATTTTCCCTAATAAGAAGAAAATAATTGAAGCTATATATTCTAAAATTTTCACTTCAGTAGAAATTTTAGGAATTCCCAAAGAAGCAAGTGAAAATTATCGAAATGAACTCATAGATTATTTTATATTCTTCTATAAAAATGTTACCGAAAGAAACATGTTAGAGTTTCATTATCTCTATGCTATGGATAAATCCGGAAACAGACCAGATCTTTCTCTACTTGAAAAATCAGCTCCAAATTTAAATGGTCCTCTAGAAAACTATATAATTTCAGGTATAAATAAAGGTTACTTCAGAAAAGTTAATACAGAATCTGCAGCAGAATTCATATATAGTGCTTTTTTCAATTTTGTTTTTTTTCATGAACTCTTTTTAAGAGAAAAACTTTCTGATGAGGAACTAAAGTGTAAAATTAGTACGTTTATAGACCTTTTCATAAATGGAATAAATAAAATTTAA